A section of the Vallitalea longa genome encodes:
- the tnpA gene encoding IS200/IS605 family transposase has protein sequence NLLFETPPQVELAKLVNTLKTVSSRLIRKKHSEYLKEYYWKPVFWSRSYCILTTGGATIEMIEKYIRSQAGVKD, from the coding sequence AGAACTTACTATTTGAAACACCTCCCCAAGTGGAATTAGCAAAATTAGTTAATACTCTAAAGACTGTTTCTTCAAGACTTATTAGGAAAAAACATAGTGAATATTTAAAAGAATATTACTGGAAACCAGTATTTTGGAGTAGAAGTTATTGCATTTTAACAACTGGAGGAGCAACAATAGAAATGATTGAGAAATATATTCGCTCTCAAGCAGGAGTTAAAGATTAA